The following DNA comes from Cylindrospermopsis curvispora GIHE-G1.
CAATTTTTAATAAGTTTGTTAATCTAGTAATATCAACACTTTCAGGAATTTGATTTATGCTTAATATCCTTACTTCCCTACTAGTTGCAAAAAAGTCTATTAAGCCTATTGTAAAAAAGCAATACAGTGCTTATGGAGATTTCAGCTATTTCACGTATTCGGACATACTAGAGGCCGTGGAGCCTGTTCTCTTAGAAAATGGCTTGTTGATTACCTTTACTAGTACTGGAACCACCCTAACTGCCACGCTATGGCATGTCGCAAGTGGCGAGATGCTGGAGAGTGCCTACGACCTGACTGTTTTTATGGAGACCAGCCACAAAAAGATGAATAAAGCCCAGCTCGTAGGTAGTGCGACCACTTATGCCAAAAAGATTGCACTATGCGGGTTGTTAAACTTAGATACGCAAGACGCCGACCCGGATAGCTTAGGCGACGAAACACCTACAGTAAATACTTCTACTACCACTCATAAAAAAGTTCCTGTTGGGCAACCACTGGTGACACCTCCAAGAAAGCCCCAAAAACTCCATGCAGTGGGACAGGAGCAACAAGCTACCAAGACCGAAGTCACTGCTTCTACTGAAACACCTGTAACGACCCTACAAGAACCAGTTCCAGATGCACCACCAAAGCCCATGGACGTGATCAGCAAGGAGCAATTAGCCACACTCTCAACTACAATCCAACAGCTAGGCATCCCAAAGGAAAAAGCACTAGCAATAGCTCGTAATGTTTGCGGAGAACATCTTTATAACGCGAGCTATATACGCCAGCCTTTCTTTAACCTAGTGATGACAGCGCTAACTAAAGTAGCTGCGTAACGTAATGACCTAAGCAAGTCACTAAACTGCTTATGTACTTTTACTTGGAGAAACTTATGTTGAACTTTCAAGACGAAGCTGTAGGTGCGTTCCTACAAAAACTCGAGGAGCATGGTGTAAAAAACTTCAAAATAATGCAGCAACACGACAACCAATGGTACGCAGTATATCTCACACCTAGATATAGATTTTTTAGAGTAAAGAATATAGAGCGGTTAATAGATCTCGTCCAAGACCTCATGCCCTTCGTCAATAACGGAGAGATAAAGCTAAACAAAAAAGTGTTAGCACTTTTGGAGGAAGTAAAAACAGAATTTTAGTCCTCATGCCCAGACGGTTAAACGCCGACCAAGTAGGTTTTTCATTACTCATAATTTTCCCAAAGTTCTTGACAATTATTATTAGTATTGCTACTATTAAAATATCAACACTTTCAGGAAAAAGGCAATGATTAGCTTGGTTTTTAGCAACAAAATGTGGTTTTTGATTGAAAATGGTCGGGAATCTCTCCCCATCCTCTACTACAAAAACGCCTGGGTTTGTGGCGAGGTGACATCTACCAGGTGGGAAAGAATATATAGAGTGGCGATGTCCACATTACCTAGCTAAAATTAATGTAACCCGCCCACAAAGCGGGTTTTGTTTTGAAAAAATATTTACCCAAAACCATTGACAATTATTA
Coding sequences within:
- a CDS encoding ERF family protein → MLNILTSLLVAKKSIKPIVKKQYSAYGDFSYFTYSDILEAVEPVLLENGLLITFTSTGTTLTATLWHVASGEMLESAYDLTVFMETSHKKMNKAQLVGSATTYAKKIALCGLLNLDTQDADPDSLGDETPTVNTSTTTHKKVPVGQPLVTPPRKPQKLHAVGQEQQATKTEVTASTETPVTTLQEPVPDAPPKPMDVISKEQLATLSTTIQQLGIPKEKALAIARNVCGEHLYNASYIRQPFFNLVMTALTKVAA